A DNA window from Pirellulales bacterium contains the following coding sequences:
- a CDS encoding PD-(D/E)XK nuclease family protein produces MKPRATLLLGPARAGKMARLVEQYAAACAAPAIPGGSPPRLGRTAWIAPTGAAAAEVRDALAERLGGACLAPGATTFAAFAAQMLTVARARVRPLGPIESRRLVELAIAEERAGGRLNYFAAVADSPGFAAQVAQFIAEAKRRDAWAEDLQKQARGPREQELARLYGRYQRQLAAAGAFDAEGLFWAARDAAKRHSGLLDGLELVVVAGFHDFTAAQHDILQLIAKKAGQTVVELTLDEPTLAGDPDAARADLFAKSLATRQALRDRIVCREELVAGWLGSKRSGAPSGRSLGARSARPQPPSAASFVRIAEGLFGVGEAPPGVAATGIEIVAAPSVQREFDEVARRVKRLLLAGVAAEEVVVALRSTSEHARRLEEVFADHGVPIWLDARPPLGATPLVRWLQGLVRLHAEDWPYRQLLATVGLGQIRWGDLAATAGVEAAQTADTSPETRRQRGLAIQTALERSVRAAQVASGAETLLAQLRSWIDRADEAAGGDEELREDAVARADAARLALPALAGLAERFAELPRSAPLAEWVAALERLARGLGLLAGSPADEAAWSLLSESCEAILRADELAEHAGRRLSLVEFGALLASVGAQTSAPGGRDATGRVRIVGADRARHLRPRHLFLAGLSEQSFPAPLREDRQASERRFEELLAALDEPSSDQPTPAVPPAAGEMLLFYQLATRPIESLTLSYPALDEKAQPLPPSPYVAELVRCFAGGVPRTEISLGEGPGAAGSEGPAAATSLSESRRSATAAALSGAPGPLASLASSVETAAAGRAILAGLEAIGQRAVREAFGPFEGILASDAARAEFAARFGPAHYWSPSQLESYALCPFKFFAEKVLALESPAELTLESDVGRRGVLLHNTLAELHRRRTLDAAGEPRGDESGLLRDELVDGYRRALQELSRHAPRSGLDSALYEIERRQIDSWAEQLADQELQYRGYYGNWDEPPRPRYFEARFGPGSRRSESDSDADLSTDMPYELAVRGERLKLTGQIDRIDVGRIAGRTAFNVIDYKTSATAAVKAEQIADGRQLQLPLYAMAAEDLLLAAQDAVAWSAGYWSVQGRGLGKPGNKGGPLQAARVAEGALAADPTWEATREQLLVRVAELVAGIRRAEFPVFSADEHCTKYCPMRTVCRVAHVRSLQKTWQGAVMTADEDSPAEEQA; encoded by the coding sequence GTGAAGCCGCGGGCGACCTTGCTGCTGGGCCCCGCCCGGGCCGGGAAGATGGCCCGGCTTGTGGAGCAGTACGCGGCCGCCTGCGCGGCTCCGGCTATTCCTGGCGGGTCGCCCCCGCGCTTGGGGAGGACCGCTTGGATCGCCCCCACCGGGGCCGCGGCGGCCGAGGTCCGCGACGCCCTGGCCGAGCGGCTGGGGGGCGCCTGCCTGGCGCCGGGAGCGACGACCTTCGCCGCGTTCGCCGCACAAATGCTGACCGTCGCCAGAGCCCGGGTGCGGCCGCTGGGGCCGATCGAGTCGCGGCGGCTTGTGGAACTGGCGATCGCCGAGGAGCGGGCCGGGGGCCGGCTGAACTACTTCGCCGCGGTGGCCGACTCCCCCGGGTTCGCCGCCCAAGTCGCGCAGTTCATCGCCGAGGCGAAACGCCGCGACGCCTGGGCCGAGGACCTGCAAAAGCAGGCCCGCGGGCCGCGCGAGCAGGAGTTGGCCCGGCTGTACGGCCGGTATCAGCGTCAGCTCGCCGCTGCGGGGGCGTTCGACGCCGAGGGGCTGTTCTGGGCGGCCCGGGACGCGGCGAAGCGTCACTCCGGCCTGCTGGACGGGTTGGAGTTGGTCGTGGTCGCGGGGTTCCACGACTTCACCGCCGCGCAGCACGACATTCTCCAGCTCATCGCCAAGAAGGCCGGGCAGACGGTTGTTGAGCTGACGCTCGACGAGCCGACGCTGGCCGGCGATCCCGACGCGGCTCGGGCGGACCTGTTTGCCAAGTCGCTGGCGACGCGCCAAGCGCTTCGCGACCGGATCGTGTGCCGCGAGGAGCTCGTCGCTGGGTGGCTGGGGTCGAAGCGAAGCGGAGCCCCCAGCGGACGTTCCCTGGGGGCTCGCTCCGCTCGACCCCAGCCACCCAGCGCGGCGAGTTTTGTCCGGATTGCCGAGGGGCTGTTTGGCGTCGGCGAGGCGCCGCCGGGGGTCGCCGCGACGGGGATCGAGATCGTCGCAGCGCCCAGCGTCCAGCGGGAGTTCGACGAGGTCGCCCGGCGCGTCAAGCGGTTGCTGCTTGCCGGCGTCGCAGCCGAGGAGGTCGTCGTCGCGTTGCGCTCAACCTCCGAGCACGCCCGGCGGTTGGAGGAGGTGTTCGCCGACCACGGCGTGCCGATTTGGCTTGACGCCCGCCCCCCCCTGGGGGCGACCCCCCTGGTTCGATGGCTGCAAGGCCTCGTGCGGCTCCACGCCGAGGATTGGCCCTATCGGCAACTGCTGGCCACGGTCGGCCTGGGACAAATTCGGTGGGGCGACCTCGCGGCCACCGCGGGGGTTGAGGCGGCGCAAACCGCCGACACGTCGCCCGAAACCCGCCGACAGAGGGGTCTGGCGATCCAAACGGCCCTCGAGCGCTCTGTCCGAGCCGCTCAGGTTGCCAGCGGGGCCGAGACCTTGCTGGCCCAACTCCGAAGTTGGATCGACCGGGCCGACGAGGCTGCGGGCGGGGATGAGGAGCTTCGCGAGGACGCCGTCGCGCGGGCGGATGCGGCGCGGCTGGCGCTGCCGGCCCTCGCCGGGCTGGCCGAGCGGTTCGCCGAATTGCCCCGTTCCGCGCCGCTGGCCGAGTGGGTCGCGGCGCTGGAACGGCTGGCCCGCGGATTGGGGCTGTTGGCCGGAAGCCCGGCCGACGAGGCGGCGTGGTCCCTGCTCAGCGAGTCTTGCGAGGCGATTCTCCGGGCCGATGAGCTCGCCGAGCACGCCGGGCGCCGGCTGTCGCTCGTCGAGTTTGGCGCCCTGTTGGCCAGCGTCGGGGCCCAAACGAGCGCTCCGGGAGGCCGCGACGCCACGGGCCGCGTCCGCATCGTGGGGGCCGACCGGGCCCGGCATCTTCGACCCCGGCATCTGTTCCTCGCGGGGCTCAGCGAGCAGTCGTTTCCCGCCCCGCTGCGCGAGGATCGCCAGGCGAGCGAGCGGCGATTCGAGGAGTTGCTCGCGGCGCTCGACGAGCCGTCGAGTGACCAGCCGACGCCGGCCGTGCCTCCGGCGGCGGGTGAGATGCTGCTGTTCTACCAGCTCGCGACGCGCCCGATCGAGTCACTGACGCTCAGCTACCCGGCCCTCGACGAGAAGGCCCAGCCGCTGCCGCCGAGTCCTTATGTCGCCGAGTTGGTCCGCTGCTTTGCAGGCGGCGTGCCGCGAACCGAGATTTCCCTCGGCGAGGGGCCGGGCGCCGCAGGCTCCGAGGGGCCCGCGGCCGCGACCTCGCTGAGCGAATCTCGCCGATCTGCGACCGCCGCGGCCCTCAGCGGGGCGCCCGGGCCGTTGGCCTCGCTGGCGAGCTCGGTCGAGACGGCCGCCGCCGGCCGGGCGATTCTCGCCGGGTTGGAGGCGATCGGACAGCGAGCCGTCCGCGAGGCGTTCGGCCCGTTCGAGGGGATCCTCGCCAGCGACGCCGCCCGCGCGGAGTTTGCCGCACGCTTCGGGCCCGCGCACTACTGGAGCCCCAGCCAGCTGGAGTCCTACGCCCTCTGCCCGTTCAAGTTTTTCGCGGAGAAGGTGCTCGCCCTGGAGTCCCCGGCGGAGCTGACGCTGGAGAGCGACGTCGGCCGTCGCGGCGTGTTGCTCCACAACACCCTTGCGGAGCTTCATCGCCGGCGAACCCTCGACGCGGCGGGCGAACCCCGCGGCGACGAATCTGGGCTGCTGCGCGACGAGTTGGTCGACGGCTATCGGCGGGCGCTTCAGGAACTCTCGCGACACGCTCCGCGGTCCGGGTTGGACAGCGCGTTGTACGAGATTGAACGTCGGCAAATCGACTCCTGGGCCGAGCAGCTCGCCGACCAGGAACTGCAGTATCGCGGCTACTACGGCAACTGGGACGAGCCGCCGCGGCCCCGGTACTTCGAGGCCCGGTTCGGCCCGGGGAGTCGGCGCAGCGAATCGGACTCCGACGCCGATCTTTCGACCGACATGCCGTACGAGTTGGCGGTCCGCGGCGAGCGGCTCAAGCTTACGGGGCAGATTGACCGGATCGACGTGGGGCGGATTGCGGGCCGGACCGCGTTCAACGTCATCGACTACAAGACCAGCGCGACGGCCGCGGTCAAAGCGGAGCAGATTGCCGACGGCCGGCAGTTGCAGTTGCCGCTGTACGCGATGGCGGCCGAGGATCTGCTGCTGGCGGCGCAGGACGCCGTGGCGTGGTCGGCCGGGTATTGGAGCGTGCAGGGTCGGGGGCTCGGCAAGCCGGGGAACAAAGGGGGCCCGCTTCAAGCGGCTCGCGTCGCCGAGGGCGCCCTGGCCGCCGACCCGACGTGGGAGGCGACGCGCGAGCAACTGCTCGTGCGGGTGGCGGAACTGGTCGCGGGGATTCGCCGCGCCGAGTTCCCGGTGTTCAGCGCCGACGAGCACTGCACCAAATACTGCCCCATGCGCACCGTGTGCCGGGTGGCTCACGTCCGCAGCCTGCAAAAAACCTGGCAAGGCGCCGTTATGACCGCCGATGAGGATTCCCCCGCCGAGGAGCAAGCGTAA
- a CDS encoding UvrD-helicase domain-containing protein translates to MSLTSQQHAALAARDRSVSLAAGAGCGKTFVLTERFLLQLDPKANEVPSDFDELVAITFTEAAAREMRERIRRRCRERQQEAGSRDEADAWRRLLRGIDGAQISTIHAFCGRILRRHAVEAGLDPQFQVLDAAAADLLRLEAVDDGLRALLEARDEAALDLAARRGLARLRSDLSLLLGETHERDLERWAGCSPDELIGVWQAHYDEIAAPAAVDELRDHEALAALGALADPLLAASDRLREQLSELAVVLRKLGRGVGDACAARELIDELDALARLRGGPRKIAVAPKDWLDGADHDRFKDAAKGARDAIGKTILGKQPPDIVTQAAARTSAELVRLTAVLAGNLRSLKRQRNQLEFDDLLAGAHRLLTDPRHATVQRDLAARTRLLLVDEFQDTDPLQVEIVQALCGERWREAGLFVVGDDKQSIYRFRGAEPEVSRTLRSGLPPAGQLSLTTNFRSQPAILEFVNAAFCEEFEAYEPLVPHRSQATPLPAIEMLWSPFADDGDGLAAAHAAAGRPSGGVQLARRREARWIARRIAALVDSQQPLIPHASAAGASRLRPVLLGDVAILLRTLSDLPVYEEALRQQGLDYYLAGGHAFYAQQEVYDVLNLLRSVTSLVDEIALVGALRSPLFAFADETLYWLHKAHGSLNVALDAAVAGVVPPQLDAHEGAKVRRGAATLARLREIKDRVLVAELLDEALRLTGYDALLQAEFLGNRKLANLDKLREQARAIDRTSPGDVAGFVTQLAEFVARAPKEPPAATQAEGDVIRIMTIHYAKGLEFPVVVLPDLARLPRAGDSQPTVHRLLGPVAPGEQKQHGLGWLLYRALEDRAERDERLRLFYVAATRAADMLILSSSVKDFAKPQSQAMKLLAKRFNLQTGDYVGEPLPAGVRAPLVQPILEEPTSPRASLGVEHGADLLDIVGACDVRLSEGGAMAPLPAAAARIPADRAARRRFSFSQLTGEMKLAESVDGQNGQTSWGSRLAATPVELAQDPEGCPPRREGAEVAGRALGSLVHDVLERIDFADPADVRPWCEFLAPLYFVRSPAEAAAVAADSLERFVASARGRALAAAVEVRREVEFLLPWPPQCVAAGGALRRRYVHGYIDCLYRDAEGAWRLLDYKTNRVAAANVAATAARYELQLLAYSLACEEALGESLAECTLVLLDPGIEHAYHWNQEEQTAAIEHITAMMDRQSAAGPAS, encoded by the coding sequence ATGTCCCTCACCTCCCAACAACACGCCGCGCTGGCCGCGCGGGATCGCAGCGTGTCGCTTGCCGCCGGGGCGGGGTGCGGGAAGACGTTCGTGTTGACCGAGCGATTTCTGCTGCAGCTCGATCCGAAGGCGAACGAGGTCCCGTCCGACTTCGACGAGCTGGTGGCGATCACGTTCACTGAGGCGGCCGCTCGCGAGATGCGCGAGCGAATACGTCGTCGCTGTCGCGAGCGGCAACAAGAGGCCGGGTCGCGCGACGAAGCGGACGCCTGGCGGCGCTTGTTGCGCGGGATCGACGGGGCCCAGATCAGCACGATCCACGCGTTTTGCGGACGGATCCTACGGCGGCACGCCGTCGAGGCGGGGCTCGATCCGCAGTTCCAGGTCCTCGACGCAGCCGCGGCCGACCTCTTGCGGCTCGAAGCGGTCGACGACGGTTTGCGGGCGTTGCTCGAAGCCCGCGACGAGGCGGCCCTCGATCTGGCGGCGCGCCGCGGCTTGGCGCGACTCCGAAGCGATCTGTCGCTGTTGTTGGGAGAAACGCATGAGCGCGATCTGGAGCGATGGGCCGGCTGTTCCCCGGACGAGTTGATCGGCGTCTGGCAGGCGCATTACGACGAGATCGCCGCCCCGGCGGCCGTCGACGAACTGCGCGATCACGAGGCGCTCGCCGCGCTTGGCGCCCTGGCCGACCCGCTGTTGGCGGCCAGCGACCGCTTGCGCGAGCAGTTGAGCGAGCTGGCGGTCGTGCTGCGTAAGCTCGGGCGAGGCGTCGGCGACGCTTGCGCGGCGCGGGAGTTGATCGACGAACTCGACGCCCTCGCGCGCTTGCGCGGCGGGCCTCGGAAGATCGCCGTCGCGCCGAAGGACTGGCTCGACGGGGCCGATCACGATCGATTCAAAGACGCTGCCAAGGGAGCGCGCGACGCGATCGGCAAGACGATCCTGGGCAAGCAGCCCCCTGACATCGTCACGCAGGCGGCGGCTCGCACGTCGGCGGAACTGGTGCGGCTGACCGCGGTGCTGGCCGGAAATCTGCGCTCCCTCAAGCGGCAACGGAATCAGTTGGAGTTCGACGACTTGCTCGCCGGGGCCCATCGGCTGCTGACCGATCCCCGACACGCGACCGTGCAGCGCGACTTGGCGGCCCGAACGCGGCTGCTGCTGGTCGACGAGTTTCAGGATACCGACCCGTTGCAGGTCGAGATCGTGCAGGCGCTGTGCGGCGAGCGGTGGCGCGAGGCGGGGCTGTTCGTCGTCGGCGACGACAAGCAATCGATCTACCGATTTCGCGGGGCGGAGCCGGAGGTGTCGCGGACCTTGCGGAGCGGCTTGCCCCCCGCGGGGCAATTGTCGCTGACGACCAACTTCCGCAGTCAGCCGGCGATTCTCGAGTTTGTGAACGCCGCGTTTTGCGAGGAGTTCGAGGCGTACGAGCCGCTCGTGCCGCATCGGTCGCAGGCGACTCCGTTGCCGGCGATCGAGATGCTGTGGTCCCCCTTTGCCGACGACGGCGACGGGTTGGCCGCGGCCCACGCCGCCGCGGGGCGACCGTCCGGAGGGGTGCAACTGGCCCGGCGACGCGAGGCCCGGTGGATCGCCCGCCGGATCGCGGCTTTGGTCGACTCGCAGCAGCCGCTCATCCCGCATGCTTCCGCCGCCGGAGCGTCGCGTCTTCGGCCCGTCCTGTTGGGGGACGTGGCGATCTTGCTTCGCACGCTCAGCGACTTGCCGGTGTACGAGGAGGCGCTCCGGCAACAGGGGCTGGATTATTACCTTGCCGGGGGACACGCCTTCTATGCCCAGCAGGAGGTGTACGACGTCCTCAATCTGCTCAGATCCGTCACGAGTCTGGTCGACGAGATCGCCCTGGTCGGCGCGCTGCGGAGTCCCCTGTTTGCGTTTGCCGACGAGACGTTGTACTGGCTCCACAAAGCGCACGGGTCGCTGAACGTGGCCCTGGACGCGGCGGTCGCCGGCGTCGTCCCGCCGCAGCTCGACGCGCACGAGGGGGCCAAGGTGCGGCGCGGGGCCGCGACGCTCGCCCGATTGCGGGAGATCAAGGACCGGGTGCTGGTCGCCGAGTTGCTCGACGAGGCGCTGCGGCTCACCGGGTACGACGCACTGCTCCAGGCCGAATTCCTGGGGAACCGCAAACTGGCTAACCTCGACAAACTGCGTGAACAGGCTCGGGCGATCGACCGCACGTCGCCCGGGGACGTCGCCGGGTTTGTGACGCAACTGGCGGAGTTCGTCGCCCGGGCGCCGAAAGAGCCTCCCGCTGCCACGCAAGCCGAGGGGGACGTCATCCGGATCATGACGATCCATTACGCGAAGGGGCTCGAGTTTCCGGTCGTCGTCCTCCCCGACCTCGCTCGCTTGCCGCGGGCGGGGGACTCGCAACCGACTGTCCACCGCCTGCTGGGCCCTGTAGCGCCTGGGGAGCAGAAGCAACATGGGTTGGGCTGGCTCCTTTATCGCGCACTGGAAGATCGGGCCGAGCGGGACGAACGGCTGCGGCTGTTCTACGTCGCGGCGACACGCGCGGCGGACATGCTGATACTCTCAAGCAGCGTCAAGGACTTCGCCAAGCCGCAGAGCCAGGCGATGAAGCTGCTGGCGAAACGGTTCAACTTGCAGACTGGGGATTACGTCGGCGAGCCGCTCCCCGCGGGAGTGCGGGCGCCGCTGGTGCAGCCGATTCTCGAGGAGCCGACCAGCCCGCGCGCCAGCCTCGGCGTCGAGCATGGCGCGGATTTGCTCGATATCGTCGGGGCTTGCGATGTGCGATTGTCCGAGGGCGGGGCGATGGCGCCGCTGCCTGCCGCTGCGGCTCGGATTCCGGCGGATCGAGCGGCCCGACGGCGATTTTCGTTCTCGCAGCTCACGGGCGAGATGAAGTTGGCCGAGAGCGTCGACGGGCAGAACGGCCAGACTTCCTGGGGGAGTCGGTTGGCTGCGACCCCAGTCGAGCTTGCCCAGGACCCGGAAGGTTGCCCCCCCCGCCGGGAGGGCGCCGAGGTCGCCGGGCGGGCGCTCGGGTCGCTGGTTCACGACGTGCTGGAGCGGATTGACTTTGCCGACCCGGCTGACGTGCGTCCCTGGTGCGAGTTCCTGGCGCCGCTTTATTTTGTGCGCAGTCCTGCGGAAGCCGCGGCGGTTGCTGCAGACAGTCTGGAGCGATTCGTCGCCTCGGCCCGCGGTCGCGCGCTGGCCGCGGCGGTCGAAGTCCGCCGCGAGGTCGAATTCCTGCTGCCGTGGCCGCCGCAGTGCGTGGCCGCCGGCGGGGCGCTGCGGCGACGGTACGTTCACGGTTACATCGATTGCCTTTATCGGGACGCCGAGGGAGCATGGCGGCTGCTCGATTACAAGACGAACCGCGTCGCCGCGGCCAACGTCGCCGCAACCGCCGCTCGGTATGAACTGCAACTGTTGGCGTACAGCCTGGCGTGCGAAGAGGCGCTGGGCGAATCGCTGGCCGAGTGTACGCTGGTGCTGCTCGATCCGGGGATCGAGCATGCGTACCATTGGAACCAGGAAGAGCAGACTGCCGCGATCGAGCACATCACAGCAATGATGGACCGGCAATCCGCCGCAGGGCCGGCGAGTTAG
- a CDS encoding CCA tRNA nucleotidyltransferase encodes MSSPRQFALDVVTALRGEGFEAFWAGGCVRDQLLGREPKDYDVATSARPDIVRALFGKRRTIAIGAAFGVIGVLGPRGSSPLEVATFRTDGVYRDGRHPDSVAFSDAEHDAQRRDFTINGLFYDPVAELVVDYVDGQRDLAAGVVRAIGDPRRRFDEDKLRLLRAVRFATTFDFEIEAATLAAICDMAPQTTIVSAERIGAELRRILANPNRALGMRLLGETNLLEAVAPELAGALAEPTAWEAALGRLENLAVESLPAALALATVDRFSPPAVRELCRTWRLTNKEGRLAEWLVEHLPEMRHAAELPWPRLQRLLIHPGAAELTAAAAAEQGEASPHVRRLRETLALSPAELDPPPLATGDDLKAAGIKPGKHFAVLLEHLRDEQLLGRLSSREEALVAAAEWLARRRGRPAEG; translated from the coding sequence ATGTCCTCTCCTCGCCAGTTCGCCCTCGACGTCGTGACCGCGCTGCGCGGGGAGGGGTTCGAGGCGTTTTGGGCCGGGGGTTGCGTTCGCGATCAACTGTTGGGGCGCGAGCCGAAAGATTACGACGTCGCAACGAGCGCTCGGCCCGACATCGTGCGGGCCTTGTTCGGCAAACGGCGGACCATTGCGATTGGGGCTGCGTTCGGGGTGATCGGCGTCCTCGGGCCGCGGGGGAGCTCGCCGCTGGAGGTCGCCACCTTTCGCACCGACGGCGTCTACCGCGACGGACGCCATCCCGATTCGGTCGCGTTCAGCGACGCCGAGCACGACGCCCAGCGCCGGGACTTCACGATCAACGGGTTGTTCTACGATCCGGTCGCCGAGTTGGTCGTCGATTACGTCGACGGGCAGCGCGATTTGGCCGCCGGGGTGGTGCGCGCCATCGGCGACCCGAGGCGACGGTTCGACGAGGACAAGCTGCGGCTGCTGCGGGCGGTGCGGTTCGCAACGACCTTCGACTTCGAGATCGAAGCGGCGACCCTGGCCGCGATTTGCGACATGGCCCCGCAGACGACGATCGTCAGCGCCGAACGAATCGGGGCCGAGTTGCGGCGAATTCTGGCGAATCCCAATCGGGCCTTGGGGATGAGACTGCTGGGCGAGACGAACCTCCTCGAGGCGGTGGCGCCGGAACTCGCCGGCGCGTTGGCCGAGCCGACCGCATGGGAGGCGGCGCTCGGCCGGCTGGAGAACTTGGCGGTCGAGTCGCTTCCGGCGGCGCTGGCGCTGGCGACCGTCGATCGCTTTTCGCCGCCGGCGGTGCGCGAGCTTTGCCGCACGTGGCGGCTCACCAACAAGGAGGGGCGCCTGGCGGAGTGGCTCGTCGAGCATTTGCCCGAGATGCGCCACGCGGCCGAGCTTCCCTGGCCCCGGCTGCAGCGGTTGCTGATTCATCCGGGGGCCGCGGAGTTGACGGCCGCGGCGGCGGCGGAGCAGGGGGAGGCCAGCCCCCACGTCCGGCGGCTCCGCGAAACGCTGGCGCTCTCTCCCGCCGAGTTGGATCCCCCCCCGCTGGCGACCGGCGACGACCTGAAGGCCGCGGGGATCAAGCCGGGGAAACACTTCGCCGTGCTGTTGGAGCACCTTCGCGACGAGCAACTTCTCGGCCGGCTCTCGTCCCGCGAGGAGGCGCTCGTCGCCGCGGCCGAATGGCTCGCTCGTCGCCGCGGTCGTCCGGCCGAAGGGTAG
- a CDS encoding ABC transporter ATP-binding protein, which produces MSEEVVLQTRALSKVYRDFWGRQKVRALKALDLEVRRGEVFGLLGPNGSGKTTTMKLVLGLLFPTEGEALVFGKPASDVSKNERLGYLPEESYLYRFLTAEETLDFYGRLFDMPASVRAERVDSLIKLVGLDKARKRPLQEYSKGMTRRIGLAQALINDPELILLDEPTSGLDPIGTREMKDMILRLKEQGKTVVMCSHLLADVQDVCDRIAILHQGELKELGRVDELLKVADVTQVKARNLSADCQREIRELIAKHQGELLSMDNPTTTLEDLFLEIVRDSEARPGRRSPTAAAPPAS; this is translated from the coding sequence ATGAGCGAAGAAGTCGTACTGCAAACGCGGGCCCTCTCGAAGGTCTACCGCGATTTCTGGGGCCGGCAAAAGGTCCGGGCCCTCAAAGCGCTCGACCTGGAGGTCCGCCGCGGCGAAGTCTTCGGTTTGTTGGGCCCCAACGGCTCCGGCAAGACGACCACGATGAAGCTCGTGCTCGGGCTGCTGTTCCCCACCGAGGGCGAGGCGCTCGTCTTCGGCAAGCCGGCCAGCGACGTTTCGAAAAATGAACGGCTCGGCTACCTCCCCGAGGAGTCGTACCTGTATCGGTTTCTGACCGCCGAGGAGACGCTCGACTTCTACGGGCGGCTGTTCGACATGCCCGCGTCGGTGCGGGCCGAGCGAGTCGACTCGCTCATCAAGCTGGTAGGACTCGACAAGGCCCGCAAACGCCCCCTGCAGGAATACTCCAAAGGGATGACCCGCCGGATCGGCCTGGCCCAAGCGCTGATCAACGACCCCGAGTTGATCCTGCTCGACGAACCGACCAGCGGTCTCGACCCGATCGGCACCCGCGAGATGAAGGACATGATCCTGCGGCTCAAGGAGCAGGGCAAAACGGTGGTCATGTGCAGCCACTTGCTGGCCGACGTCCAGGACGTGTGCGACCGAATCGCCATCCTCCACCAGGGCGAGTTGAAAGAACTGGGCCGCGTCGACGAGTTGCTCAAGGTGGCCGACGTCACGCAGGTGAAGGCCCGCAACCTGTCGGCGGACTGTCAGCGGGAGATCCGCGAACTGATCGCCAAGCACCAGGGCGAGCTCTTGTCGATGGACAACCCCACGACGACGCTCGAAGACCTGTTCCTGGAAATCGTCCGCGACAGCGAAGCGCGTCCCGGGCGGCGCAGCCCGACGGCCGCGGCGCCCCCGGCGAGCTAA